Proteins found in one Planococcus citri chromosome 2, ihPlaCitr1.1, whole genome shotgun sequence genomic segment:
- the LOC135837910 gene encoding uncharacterized protein LOC135837910 — protein MEVIRDIKKVINQVFGTENMFGFETTLANQMYLSYCIIGNVYYTDKIHRKTKLVWLWMVYIVWLPAFVSFVLYIVYGRQTGDLVLLIYMGFLLVIAVMETLVKPAIAVYWYGNDIEQMISMADKMLTKTPSTTRTSTSDKYLDAKKITKIITLELGIAIVLYAVVPILDVIIFYREEKVENYMYYQLPLSGLEQFASFEFYIGYHLILYCMMCGLIIIYMGHRVISVPWAVICHNEAQRIINELNSLSEDTDINIDTYKSIEPKFRYVIKKCIHDIRNLNRFVSTYRGFFETIASLTLPILLYIDVVHALIAVKPGIPVILRLREVFVFLFTIQEVYMTCWIGATLEQTTSDLSFAVYSTPWYWLKSIRKDVYILLCQTQASINPRALNVYPLTLATFLRFCNVINSTVNVFRAYTDAPK, from the exons ATGGAAGTGATTAGAGATATTAAAAAAGTGATCAACCAAGTATTTGGAACAGAGAATATGTTCGGATTCGAGACAACGCTAGCTAATCAGATGTATTTATCCTACTGCATCATCGGTAACGTATATTACACCGataaaatacatagaaaaaccAAACTGGTATGGTTGTGGATGGTTTACATAGTATGGTTACCTGCTTTTGTTTCCTTCGTACTATACATAGTTTATGGTAGACAAACCGGCGACTTGGTGTTGCTGATTTACATGGGATTTTTACTCGTTATCGCTGTGATGGAAACACTAGTGAAGCCCGCAATCGCGGTGTATTGGTATGGAAACGATATAGAGCAAATGATTTCGATGGCTGATAAAATGTTAACGAAAACACCATCAACCACGCGTACGAGTACATCCGACAAATATTTGGatgcgaaaaaaatcaccaagattATAACACTTGAACTTGGAATCGCAATTGTACTATATGCAGTTGTCCCTATTCTagatgtgataattttttatcgagAAGAAAAGGTTGAAAACTATATGTACTACCAACTTCCACTTTCTGGACTTGAACAATTCGCGTCATTCGAATTTTATATAGGTTATCACCTCATTTTGTACTGTATGATGTGCGGTTTAATAATCATTTACATGGGGCACCGAGTTATTTCTGTACCTTGGGCAGTAATATGCCATAATGAGGCGCAAAGGATTATCAACGAGTTGAATTCGTTGAGTGAAGATACGGACATTAATATCGACACGTATAAAAGTATCGAACCAAAATTCAGATACGTGATCAAAAAATGCATACACGATATACGAAATCTCAACAG ATTCGTTTCAACCTACAGAGGCTTTTTTGAAACTATCGCCAGTCTTACCCTTCCCATTTTGCTGTATATCGATGTTGTCCATGCTTTGATTGCTGTAAAG CCAGGTATCCCAGTCATACTCAGATTGAGAGAAGTTTTCGTTTTCCTCTTCACGATTCAAGAAGTCTACATGACATGTTGGATTGGAGCTACGTTGGAACAAACT ACATCGGATTTGTCCTTCGCTGTATATTCCACACCGTGGTATTGGTTAAAAAGCATTCGCAAAGACGTCTACATACTTTTATGCCAAACACAAGCGTCAATCAATCCACGAGCATTGAATGTCTATCCGCTCACATTGGCAACATTTCTGCGATTTTGCAACGTTATCAACTCTACGGTGAATGTTTTTCGAGCATACACAGACGCACCAAAATAA
- the LOC135837909 gene encoding uncharacterized protein LOC135837909, which yields MKDVDECFLSKLKTFDGVVLSDDASSSGLCSNVNFYIDNKENFADFLKHLKRDGYEFSKRNSRCLEGSVQTEINALDVKIPYFDHPFVKVQTSYYECSHGAKYFKSKNDNVQHQDHPVCKKKKRFRIQDTKKMNCPVVMKVTRIVYFPKVELKKDVSSFKRKKTKMMNEVRRVLQLSGDKNGELEGKERYYCTFSLPSNHNHPIMTAYLNQKLDPSIQEEIKKLVENGITNTYFVKAALKKFVSEMPNGNSIPRMSKAFYPSIKIISNYIAKFTLENRVSNIDQVALLSKVNKWEKNKSCSIFYRPHDTENDFLLCYQTTWQKQLLKTFGGITLLDATYKTVKYALPMFCIAVKTNVNYCIVGMFITLSESSEKIKEALEIFKSWNPDWNPEYFVVDYSEAEINAIKSAFGCYIYLCDFHREQSWGRWTKKRDNLDYASDEDEIMAIFRAFANCKSKSEFEEKIEDLKSNDVFIRNPKALRYFENTWLPVKEMWIRCFFPDEFVFKISTNNGIESQFKMLKYGYLKVRNVNTLSELMTLMIEEVFYDLLNKYTQKNSSLYHGYKLYNKEIPHFLQNRPKPFIKHVCKRYDTAEEYSYDSILFEGGKLKVRSKTNPLTLYEVDFTKPSCNCEDFWRYRLPCVHFCAAFLYLPHLLSFEDLPETYRNSPYITINKDFNLFENQPQCDWNAEAHSNYQSIECCTNTAELGSDNMTKNTNVFVEEVSSVNVNEKNQAQDDVENKKKEKKIRNIREICKMLIDKTYNMSYEHDKVQVIETLLQEVDVKMNELQSFEFLPLRSIENKKRGPGSQLRDLPKRKRLKKTKAAGENDASAIAMNLVMEEATPVLIESTLIDNILV from the exons ATGAAGGATGTGGACGAGTGTTTTTTAAGTAAATTGAAAACGTTTGATGGCGTTGTCCTATCCGATGACGCTTCTTCTTCTGGACTATGTAGTAACGTAAATTTTTACATAGATAATAAGGAAAACTTTgcggattttttaaaacacctaAAAAGAGATGGCTACGAGTTCAGCAAGAGAAATTCTCGCTGTTTGGAAG gTTCTGTGCAAACTGAAATAAATGCATTAGATGTAAAAATCCCATACTTTGATCATCCTTTCGTAAAAGTTCAAACCTCCTACTATGAATGCAGTCACGGTGCGAagtattttaaatcaaaaaatgataatgtg CAACATCAAGATCATCcggtttgtaaaaaaaagaaaagattccGAATTCAAGacacgaaaaaaatgaactgccCTGTTGTTATGAAAGTGACTCGAATTGTATATTTCcccaaagttgaattgaaaaaagatgtTAGCtcttttaaaaggaaaaaaaccaag ATGATGAACGAAGTACGTAGAGTATTGCAACTGTCCGGTGATAAAAATGGTGAACTGGAGGGTAAAGAACGGTATTACTGCACGTTTTCGTTGCCAAGCAATCACAATCATCCGATAATGACCGcttatttgaatcaaaaattggacCCTTCCATCCAAGAAGAGATTAAAAAACTTGTCGAAAATGGTATAACAAATACGTACTTCGTGAAAGCTGCCCTGAAGAAGTTTGTATCTGAAATGCCAAATGGAAATAGCATACCTCGGATGTCTAAAGCGTTCTACCCATCCattaaaatcatttccaattACATCGCTAAATTTACGTTGGAAAATCGAGTAAGCAACATCGATCAAGTTGCATTGCTATCAAAAGTGAATAAATGGGAAAAGAACAAGTCCTGCAGTATTTTCTACCGTCCGCATGATACtgagaatgattttttactttGCTATCAAACTACATGGCAGAAACAACTATTGAAAACGTTCGGTGGAATCACTCTTCTAGATGCAACTTACAAAACTGTGAAATATGCCCTGCCAATGTTTTGTATTGCTGTCAAAACGAATGTAAATTATTGTATCGTCGGAATGTTTATCACGCTCTCGGAATCTTCTGAGAAAATAAAGGAGGCTCTCGAAATATTTAAATCATGGAACCCAGATTGGAATCCAGAATATTTTGTAGTCGATTATTCGGAAGCGGAAATTAATGCTATAAAATCGGCATTTGGATGCTACATTTACCTATGTGACTTCCACCGAGAACAGTCCTGGGGAAGATGGACAAAAAAACGTGATAATTTAGATTATGCTTCCGATGAAGATGAAATTATGGCGATTTTTAGAGCATTTGCGAACTGCAAAAGTAAGTCAGAATTTGAGGAGAAAATTGAAGATCTCAAATCTAATGACGTGTTTATTCGAAACCCAAAAGCACTTCGTTACTTCGAAAATACCTGGTTGCCTGTCAAAGAAATGTGGATAAGGTGCTTTTTTCCTGATGaatttgtatttaaaatttccacGAATAATGGGATCGAATCGCAatttaaaatgctaaaataCGGATACCTAAAAGTTCGTAATGTAAACACCTTAAGCGAGTTAATGACGTTAATGATTGAAGAAGTTTTCTACGATTTGCTGAATAAATACACCCAAAAGAACTCGTCGCTTTATCATGGTTATAAACTGTATAACAAAGAGATtcctcattttcttcaaaaccgTCCGAAGCCATTTATCAAACACGTCTGTAAACGATATGACACTGCTGAAGAGTACTCTTATGATTCAATTCTCTTTGAAggtggaaaattgaaagttcgtaGCAAAACGAATCCTCTTACTCTTTATGAAGTAGATTTTACCAAACCATCTTGTAATTGTGAAGATTTTTGGCGATACCGGCTTCCATGTGTACATTTCTGTGCAGCTTTTCTATACTTACCGCATCTGCTCTCTTTTGAAGATTTGCCTGAAACGTATCGAAACTCTCCATACATCACGATCAATAAGGATTTCAacctatttgaaaatcaacCACAATGCGATTGGAATGCTGAAGCTCATTCGAATTACCAGTCTATTGAATGTTGTACTAATACTGCAGAACTTGGCTCGGATAACATGACGAAGAATACAAATGTGTTCGTTGAAGAAGTTTCCTCAGTTAATGTGAATGAGAAAAACCAAGCTCAAGAcgatgttgaaaataaaaagaaagaaaaaaaaattcgtaatatCCGAGAAATCTGTAAAATGTTGATCGATAAGACATATAACATGAGTTATGAACATGATAAAGTTCAAGTAATTGAAACGTTGCTTCAAGAAGTTGATGTAAAAATGAACGAGTTACAatcctttgaatttttacctctACGAAGTATTGAAAACAAGAAAAGAGGACCAGGATCACAGCTGCGAGACCTACCTAAACGAAAACGATTGAAGAAAACCAAAGCTGCCGGTGAAAATGATGCTAGTGCTATTGCAATGAATCTAGTTATGGAGGAAGCTACACCAGTGCTGATTGAAAGCACTTTAATCGATAATATATTAGTCTAA